A window of Plasmodium brasilianum strain Bolivian I chromosome 8, whole genome shotgun sequence contains these coding sequences:
- a CDS encoding putative N-ethylmaleimide-sensitive fusion protein encodes MITTKLHCCKLQSQELALTNFGFINNGLYTNLKKNTKGSELYGEISNLVLILKGDGNIGKDEIALNTCQREFSRIQLKEEIQINILEKENKRDILHFIPIDSIEIEVNLFVKPDRLIEMGDEMLEEFFKKYFLNHILTKGQILALKCNDVLFKCIVKNLKTAEFDEIKRLNRNRSNLSSYFKMNDNEMNNKYNKNSMDERGILFENTECVFTSISDGKLFIESKKVLKKNIIKNNFNFEELGIGALDEEFKIIFRRTFASRIYPNYIIKQLGIKHVKGIILYGPPGTGKTLIARQIGKTLNAREPKIINGPEILNKYVGQSEENIRNLFKDAELEYKQSGENSLLHIIILDEIDAICKQRGNAFSSGTGVNDSIVNQLLSKIDGVNSLNNILLIGMTNRIDLIDEALLRPGRFELHIEISLPNKEGRVQILNIHTKNMRNSNKLSPDVNIEELAEKTPNFSGAEIEGLVRNTVSYAFERHINFNDLTKPINADDIMITKNDFLKALKETKPAFGAEEDIIENLLSNGIINYGKEYENIENTCKLLIKQIVENSNTNLMSVLLYGENGTGKTTIAAYLAKCANFHFTKFITPENLIGYSEISKINYINKIFEDAYKTPLSLVILDNIERLIDYTRIGPRFSNSILQAIMVLIKKKPKKENQKILIICTTSEYQFMRDVGLIKNFYVNIEVPLLNCSTSIKNVLHNRNEIYHDFPEKEIEQVISSNVIKSIAIKNLLMVIDMASEASNDRIITSEIFLKAFNDCGIFFDDESYE; translated from the coding sequence ATGATAACAACTAAACTACACTGCTGTAAACTACAATCCCAAGAATTAGCGTTGACAAACTTTGGTTTCATTAATAATGGTTTGTAtactaatttaaaaaagaacacAAAAGGTAGTGAATTATATGGAGAAATTTCGAACTtagttttaatattaaaaggtGATGGGAACATAGGAAAAGATGAAATTGCTCTAAATACATGTCAGAGAGAATTTTCAAGAATACagttaaaagaagaaattcaaataaatatacttgaaaaggaaaataaacgAGATATCTTGCACTTTATTCCTATTGATAGTATAGAAATAGAggtaaatttatttgttaaaccTGATCGATTAATTGAAATGGGTGATGAAATGTTAGaggaattttttaaaaagtattttctTAATCATATATTAACGAAAGGACAAATATTGGCACTAAAGTGTAATGATGTTTTATTTAAGTGTATTGTAAAGAATTTGAAAACAGCCGAATTTGACGAAATTAAAAGATTAAATAGAAATCGTTCTAATTTGAGctcttattttaaaatgaatgataatgaaatgaataataagtataataaaaatagtatggACGAAAGAGGTATTTTGTTTGAAAATACAGAATGTGTATTTACAAGTATAAGTGATGGCAAATTATTTATAGAATccaaaaaagtattaaaaaaaaatattataaaaaataattttaattttgaagAATTAGGTATAGGTGCATTAGATGAAGAATTTAAGATAATCTTTAGAAGAACCTTTGCAAGTAGAATATAtccaaattatattataaaacaattaGGTATAAAACATGTGAAGggaattatattatatggaCCACCAGGTACTGGAAAAACTTTGATTGCTAGACAGATAGGAAAAACGTTAAATGCTCGAGAacctaaaattattaatggtccagaaatattaaataaatatgtaggACAATCTGAAGAAAATATtcgaaatttatttaaagatGCTGAATTAGAATATAAACAAAGTGGAGAAAATTCGTtgttacatataataatattagatGAAATAGATGCAATATGTAAACAAAGGGGGAATGCTTTTTCAAGTGGTACAGGAGTCAATGATAGTATAGTTAATCAGTTATTATCTAAAATTGATGGTGTAAAtagtttaaataatattttattaattggGATGACAAATAGAATTGATTTAATTGATGAAGCTTTATTAAGACCAGGTAGGTTTGAATTACATATAGAAATATCTCTACCTAATAAGGAAGGTAGGGTTCAAATATTGAATAttcatacaaaaaatatgagaAACAGTAATAAATTAAGTCCCGATGTTAATATAGAAGAATTAGCCGAGAAAACCCCTAATTTTTCAGGAGCAGAAATTGAAGGATTAGTACGAAATACCGTATCTTATGCTTTTGAAAGAcacataaattttaatgacTTAACAAAACCAATTAATGCAGATGATATTATGATAACTAAgaatgattttttaaaagcattAAAGGAAACGAAACCTGCTTTTGGCGCAGAAGAAGATATTATCGAAAATTTACTGTCTAATGGTATCATTAATTATGGAAaggaatatgaaaatattgaaaatactTGTAAATTACTAATCAAACAGATAGTAGAAAATTCTAATACTAATTTAATGagtgttttattatatggaGAAAATGGTACAGGTAAAACAACTATTGCAGCATATTTAGCTAAATGTgcaaattttcattttacgaAATTTATAACACCTGAAAATTTAATTGGTTATTCTGAAATTAGTaagataaattatataaacaaaatttttgaGGATGCATATAAAACGCCACTTTCTTTAGTTATTTTAGATAATATTGAAAGGTTAATTGATTACACACGTATAGGACCCAGATTTAGTAATTCTATTTTACAAGCTATTAtggttttaataaaaaaaaaaccgaaaaaagaaaatcaaaaaattttaattatttgtacTACATCCGAATATCAATTTATGAGGGATGTAGGGTtgattaaaaatttttatgttaatattgAAGTACCATTATTAAATTGTTCTACTTCAATTAAGAACGTTTTACATAATAGAAATGAAATTTATCATGATTTCCCAGAGAAAGAAATAGAGCAGGTTATTTCATCCAATGTAATAAAAAGCATCgcaattaaaaatttacttatGGTTATTGATATGGCATCAGAAGCGTCAAACGATAGGATAATTACCAgcgaaatttttttaaaagcattTAATGACTGcggtattttttttgatgatGAATCGTATGAATGA